A genomic stretch from Candidatus Woesearchaeota archaeon includes:
- a CDS encoding class I SAM-dependent methyltransferase — translation MISDKSMKSQIKKAYDGLAKHYHKLRKEDSSVKFYKEILETPFLLKLVGDVKNKNVLDLGCGPGIHAKILTKKGAKVIGIDNSKESIKLAKTESPKSTFIVGDIEKLQFKSREFDVVFSAMVLGHFKNWTKILNEVNRVLKKDGIFVFSIYNPFKEVLTKVAWEGKEFRIVKNYFDERLIYSEWKNEKKSFTVSHHHKTYATIIKFIMKHGFELVDYEDCKPPKSAEQKYLNKYGETMDLPNFCVWKLKKK, via the coding sequence TTGATAAGTGATAAATCTATGAAATCTCAAATCAAAAAAGCATACGATGGTCTTGCCAAGCATTACCATAAATTAAGAAAAGAAGATAGTTCTGTAAAGTTTTATAAGGAAATTCTTGAGACTCCTTTTTTGCTTAAACTTGTGGGTGATGTCAAAAATAAAAATGTGTTAGATCTTGGTTGTGGTCCTGGAATTCATGCTAAAATTCTCACAAAAAAAGGTGCAAAAGTAATTGGGATTGATAATTCTAAAGAATCAATTAAATTAGCAAAAACAGAATCTCCTAAATCGACCTTTATTGTGGGTGATATTGAAAAGTTACAATTCAAATCCCGAGAGTTTGATGTTGTTTTTTCTGCGATGGTTCTTGGACATTTCAAAAATTGGACTAAAATTTTAAATGAAGTTAATAGAGTTTTAAAAAAAGACGGAATTTTTGTTTTTTCAATTTATAATCCATTCAAAGAAGTTTTAACAAAAGTTGCGTGGGAAGGAAAAGAATTCAGGATTGTTAAAAATTATTTTGATGAAAGATTAATTTATTCTGAATGGAAGAATGAAAAAAAATCATTTACTGTTTCTCATCATCACAAAACTTATGCGACAATAATAAAGTTTATTATGAAACACGGGTTTGAATTGGTAGATTATGAGGATTGTAAACCTCCGAAGAGTGCTGAACAAAAATATTTAAATAAATATGGCGAAACAATGGATTTGCCTAATTTTTGTGTTTGGAAATTAAAGAAAAAATAG
- a CDS encoding DUF4395 domain-containing protein — protein sequence MKNLKKNLFQFGETVKGFDVHVFNEREIRAGAGIMFLFAMIAFMNAFLLKNFYFIKIFVIAFLIDFLIRLVINPKYSPFLVVGRFVVQNQTPEYSGAPQKKFAWILGLSLAITMFFLVVIFNVTGPVNLIICLACLTFLFFESVFGICLGCLIYKYFNKKKAKLCPGGSCELKFKEDIQMINWVQIVITVLFVVLIGFLAFSGLL from the coding sequence ATGAAAAATTTAAAGAAAAATTTGTTTCAATTTGGTGAAACTGTAAAGGGATTTGATGTGCACGTTTTTAATGAGCGAGAAATTAGGGCTGGTGCTGGAATCATGTTTTTATTTGCGATGATTGCTTTTATGAATGCATTTTTACTTAAAAATTTTTATTTTATCAAAATTTTTGTTATTGCATTCTTAATTGATTTTTTAATTAGGCTTGTAATTAATCCTAAGTATTCTCCTTTTTTAGTAGTGGGCAGATTTGTAGTTCAAAATCAAACTCCTGAGTATTCTGGGGCACCACAAAAAAAGTTTGCATGGATTCTTGGGCTTAGTTTAGCAATAACTATGTTTTTTTTGGTTGTAATTTTTAATGTTACAGGACCTGTAAATTTAATTATTTGTCTTGCTTGTTTGACATTTTTGTTTTTCGAATCAGTTTTTGGAATTTGTTTGGGTTGTTTAATCTACAAATATTTCAATAAAAAGAAAGCAAAGTTATGTCCGGGTGGGTCTTGTGAATTAAAGTTCAAAGAAGATATTCAAATGATTAATTGGGTTCAAATAGTAATTACTGTATTATTTGTTGTTTTAATTGGATTTTTGGCATTTTCAGGATTGCTTTAA
- a CDS encoding flavin reductase, whose product MTKKILSKLSYGVYAVGAGREKKNAQIANSIMQISSEPQTISISLHKENLTQDLVLAEKKFSVSILSKKTSLEFIGKLGFKSGHTEEKLTDINFEIVDDVPVVIENSIGWLICKVIESIDVGTHTVFIAKVINGQLLNSDETMTYDFYKNVKYGGVPKNAPTYNK is encoded by the coding sequence ATGACTAAAAAAATTTTATCCAAACTAAGTTATGGAGTTTACGCAGTAGGTGCTGGACGCGAAAAGAAAAATGCACAAATTGCAAATTCAATAATGCAAATAAGTTCTGAACCTCAAACTATCTCAATTAGTCTTCACAAAGAAAATTTAACACAGGATTTAGTTTTAGCTGAAAAGAAATTTTCTGTTTCAATCTTATCTAAGAAAACTTCACTCGAATTTATTGGTAAACTAGGATTTAAGTCAGGCCATACAGAAGAAAAATTAACAGACATCAATTTCGAAATTGTTGATGATGTTCCAGTCGTTATTGAAAATTCTATTGGATGGCTCATTTGCAAAGTTATTGAATCTATCGATGTTGGAACACACACAGTTTTTATTGCAAAAGTAATTAATGGGCAACTTTTGAATAGCGATGAAACAATGACCTATGATTTTTATAAAAATGTCAAATATGGAGGAGTTCCAAAAAATGCTCCAACATACAATAAATAG
- a CDS encoding Lrp/AsnC family transcriptional regulator encodes MAAKNYFQKIDEFKEKIHFNDKLGLDERDNVIMTLIQTNPDISQEEIAKKIKLSQPSVGARLRKLRDKGILHAVNGVNFKVVDLFLAKIDINTTDTTGLVNEFKDCPFFLNALVTSGKYNVCLLFTATDLKRLEGIVNCHLRGNPKVKEIEMNIVISAAKDFVLPLNVDYDNKNQLNCKQDCYECEGELCFDK; translated from the coding sequence ATGGCTGCAAAAAACTATTTTCAAAAAATTGATGAATTCAAAGAAAAAATTCACTTTAATGATAAGCTTGGTTTGGATGAGCGAGACAATGTTATTATGACTTTAATTCAAACAAATCCTGATATTTCTCAAGAAGAAATTGCAAAAAAAATTAAATTATCTCAACCCTCAGTGGGTGCACGGTTAAGAAAACTTAGAGATAAAGGAATTTTACATGCAGTAAATGGTGTTAATTTCAAAGTAGTTGATTTGTTCTTGGCAAAAATTGATATTAATACGACAGATACAACTGGGCTCGTAAATGAGTTTAAAGATTGCCCGTTCTTTTTGAATGCATTAGTAACTTCTGGCAAGTATAATGTTTGTTTATTATTTACTGCAACTGATTTGAAAAGATTAGAAGGAATTGTTAATTGTCATTTAAGAGGAAATCCTAAAGTTAAAGAGATTGAGATGAATATTGTTATATCTGCTGCTAAAGATTTTGTTCTTCCACTTAATGTTGATTATGATAATAAAAATCAACTTAATTGTAAACAAGATTGTTATGAGTGTGAAGGTGAACTTTGTTTTGATAAGTGA
- the ahpC gene encoding peroxiredoxin: protein MIKINEKAPEFTENAYVGGEIKKISLEDYKGKWVVLFFYPADFTFVCPTELGDLADNYETIKNLGAEIISVSTDTAFVHKAWHDTSETIKKIKFPMLADPSRRVCTAYGTLIEDEGLSLRSTVLINPEGEIKVFEFHDNSIGRNTKEIIRKIQAAKFVSEHNGQVCPMNWNPGDETLTPGVDLIGKI from the coding sequence ATGATAAAAATAAATGAAAAAGCACCAGAGTTTACAGAAAATGCATATGTTGGTGGTGAAATAAAAAAAATAAGTTTAGAAGATTACAAAGGAAAATGGGTCGTATTATTTTTCTATCCCGCAGACTTTACATTCGTATGTCCAACAGAACTTGGAGATCTTGCTGATAATTATGAAACTATTAAAAATTTAGGTGCAGAAATAATTAGTGTAAGTACTGATACTGCATTTGTTCATAAAGCATGGCATGATACTTCAGAAACAATTAAAAAAATAAAATTTCCAATGCTTGCAGATCCTTCCAGACGAGTATGCACTGCTTATGGAACCTTAATTGAAGACGAAGGATTATCTTTAAGATCCACAGTATTAATTAATCCAGAAGGAGAAATAAAAGTGTTTGAATTCCATGATAATAGCATTGGACGAAATACAAAAGAAATAATTCGAAAAATTCAAGCAGCGAAATTTGTTTCTGAACACAATGGACAAGTTTGCCCTATGAATTGGAATCCTGGAGACGAAACATTAACTCCTGGCGTTGACTTAATTGGAAAGATCTAA
- a CDS encoding class I SAM-dependent methyltransferase, with protein sequence MKQQVLYLDLAKYYDLIYYWKDYKKEVVKLNKIIVRYKKSKGKDLLEVACGTGHHIKYFKKTFSCTGTDINQGMLNIAKKKIKNVTFKKADMVNIKLNKKFDVITCLFSSLGYIKTYQNLKKTLLNFSKHLKPGGVVIIEPWYTKSAYLAGSPHMSTYDGKDLKISRLVVSKVKGNISIMDMHYLIAEKNKEVKHFIDRHEMGLFEIDKTLQFMKLAGLKSKFIKNGLMKGRGLFVGIKELK encoded by the coding sequence ATGAAACAACAAGTGCTCTATCTGGATCTGGCAAAGTATTATGATTTAATCTACTATTGGAAAGATTACAAAAAAGAAGTGGTTAAACTCAATAAAATTATTGTCAGATATAAAAAATCAAAAGGCAAAGATTTACTTGAAGTTGCATGTGGGACTGGTCATCACATTAAGTATTTTAAGAAAACTTTTTCTTGTACTGGGACTGATATAAATCAAGGTATGCTAAATATTGCGAAAAAGAAAATAAAAAATGTTACTTTCAAAAAAGCAGATATGGTTAATATAAAGCTAAATAAAAAGTTTGATGTGATAACTTGTCTTTTTAGTTCTCTTGGTTATATTAAAACTTATCAAAATCTTAAAAAGACATTGTTAAATTTTTCAAAACATTTGAAACCGGGTGGGGTAGTTATAATTGAGCCGTGGTATACAAAATCTGCGTACTTGGCAGGGTCTCCTCATATGTCAACTTATGATGGAAAAGATCTTAAAATTTCAAGATTGGTGGTATCTAAAGTTAAAGGTAATATTTCTATAATGGATATGCATTATTTAATTGCTGAGAAGAATAAAGAAGTAAAACATTTTATCGACAGGCATGAAATGGGTTTATTTGAAATTGATAAAACTTTACAGTTTATGAAATTGGCAGGTCTCAAATCTAAATTTATTAAAAATGGTTTGATGAAAGGCAGGGGCTTATTTGTTGGTATCAAAGAATTGAAGTGA
- a CDS encoding sugar phosphate isomerase/epimerase, whose amino-acid sequence MAVTYSCCLEAKDVLDLNFDLAKFSGVNVQLNFYHGFPKNHDAILDQLGQNDISVTSIHAPTVAFSDPEFFHLIKAMQDIYEVSTITIHPVKSPKSDLVQIKSAEMNALLDLEGQLTDSDVQICLENFPSRGRNGNDQRWVYDPLSLFGLACVMPHLGITYDISHTVEGIDLLTEFELVSSKVGVLHLSNRIIPDNSDEKWQVHLPYRRGSLMAPQLVGYLSSTKFQGEVVLEYDARFMDKMLLDYQELTEVTKDP is encoded by the coding sequence ATGGCGGTTACGTATTCGTGTTGTTTGGAAGCGAAAGATGTTTTAGATCTTAATTTTGATTTAGCTAAATTTAGTGGAGTTAATGTTCAACTAAATTTTTATCATGGCTTTCCAAAAAATCATGATGCAATTTTAGATCAACTTGGACAAAATGATATTTCTGTAACTTCAATTCATGCACCAACTGTTGCTTTTTCTGATCCTGAGTTTTTTCACCTGATTAAGGCAATGCAAGATATTTACGAAGTTAGTACAATTACAATTCATCCTGTTAAAAGTCCGAAATCTGATTTAGTTCAAATAAAATCTGCTGAAATGAATGCGCTTCTTGATTTGGAGGGACAACTTACAGATTCTGATGTGCAAATTTGTTTAGAAAATTTTCCTTCAAGAGGGAGAAATGGAAATGATCAAAGGTGGGTTTATGATCCATTAAGTTTATTTGGGCTTGCATGTGTTATGCCTCATTTAGGAATTACTTATGATATAAGTCATACTGTAGAAGGTATTGACTTACTTACTGAGTTTGAATTGGTTTCTTCAAAAGTTGGTGTTTTGCATTTGAGTAATAGAATTATTCCTGATAATTCGGATGAAAAATGGCAAGTTCATCTTCCTTATCGTCGAGGGAGTCTTATGGCACCTCAATTAGTTGGTTATTTGAGCTCTACTAAATTTCAAGGAGAAGTTGTTTTAGAGTATGATGCAAGATTTATGGATAAAATGCTTTTAGATTACCAAGAATTAACTGAAGTAACAAAAGATCCTTAA